One genomic segment of Naumovozyma castellii chromosome 7, complete genome includes these proteins:
- the RTT106 gene encoding Rtt106p (ancestral locus Anc_2.45) has product MTKSFIDKLPAELRSKITRITSVIPDSLSIFEELYNYALEQDTNDGTKRKIAKNISRAANGTGKSDTDIDDTNVIFKLENVSVLSPLRKKLNVVLHLNNGQPTLSLVKDSMVELSVSDLKSNINFATFLPVPEKPNLAYLFIVYDPNDNENYKYSDPILITLNKQHTLAEFQEKQLISQAKDVDFVKCIEYIRKQAILTGFRIFDSFSSTLPEQKSFHVEGHRGTKEGTLYFLPDHIIFGFKKPILLFKSSDIDSITYSSITRLTFNVTLITKESEKFEFSMIDQSEFAKIDEYVKRKQVMDKSMSEELKAKKHNKDNEQQQSNLGEIAAQLGDDIGINGAPFDSEDEENDQDFQTDSENSDDSNEESDEEVSGIEEAEEDAEEEEEEEEEDNEEETVQQQNHKADSGKTNSDSSAAFEDIPIELDEDDEDGGSGVEYD; this is encoded by the coding sequence ATGACGAAATCGTTCATAGATAAGCTGCCCGCTGAATTACGATCAAAGATAACCAGAATCACATCTGTTATACCAGATTCTCTTTCCATATTTGAGGAACTGTACAATTATGCATTAGAACAAGATACCAATGATGGCACCAAGAGGAAAATTGCCAAGAATATTTCCCGGGCAGCCAATGGCACTGGGAAATCAGATACAGATATCGATGACACTAATGTCATCTTTAAGCTAGAAAACGTCTCAGTTTTATCTCCCTTgaggaagaaattaaaCGTTGTTTTACACCTAAACAATGGCCAACCCACTTTATCATTAGTAAAGGATTCCATGGTGGAACTCTCAGTTAGTGACCTTAAATCAAACATTAATTTTGCAACTTTCCTCCCCGTACCAGAGAAACCAAATCTGGCGTACTTATTTATTGTTTATGATCCAAATGACAAtgaaaattataaatattcCGATCCAATCTTAATAACATTAAACAAACAACATACTTTAGCAGAATTCCAGGAGAAGCAACTAATAAGTCAAGCCAAGGATGTTGATTTTGTTAAATGCATAGAATATATAAGGAAACAAGCGATTCTAACAGGTTTCAGAATATTTGATTCGTTTAGCTCAACACTTCCAGAACAAAAATCATTCCATGTGGAGGGCCATAGAGGGACTAAAGAAGGTACCTTATATTTTTTGCCAGACCATATAATTTTTGGTTTTAAGAAAccaattttattatttaaatcatCTGATATCGACTCTATTACTTATTCCTCAATTACAAGACTAACTTTCAATGTCACTTTGATTACCAAAGAAAGTGAAAAGtttgaattttcaatgattgaTCAATCTGAATTTGCAAAGATTGACGAATATGTAAAGAGGAAACAAGTTATGGATAAATCCATGAGCGAAGAATTAAAGGCAAAGAAACATAACAAGGATAATGAGCAACAACAATCTAATCTTGGTGAAATTGCTGCACAATTAGGTGATGACATTGGCATTAATGGTGCACCATTTGATTccgaagatgaagaaaacgATCAAGATTTTCAAACTGATTCAGAAAATTCAGACGATAGCAATGAGgaatctgatgaagaagtgTCTGGAATAGAGGaagctgaagaagatgcagaagaggaagaggaagaggaagaagaagataacGAGGAAGAGACCGTCCAGCAACAAAATCATAAGGCTGACAGTGGAAAAACAAATTCAGATTCATCGGCTGCTTTTGAGGACATTCCAATTGAACTcgatgaggatgatgaggatggTGGCTCAGGTGTTGAATATGATTGA
- the NNR1 gene encoding NADHX epimerase (ancestral locus Anc_2.49), with amino-acid sequence MSSIKVVSSKLAAEIDQELMGPQIGFTLQQLMELAGFSVAQTITHEFPINKANPNMKKNVFIIAGPGNNGGDGLVCARHLKLFGYNPIVYYPRRTEKQPFYKQLISQLDFFKVPILSQDDSDNWLDYLKPENTLCIVDAIFGFSFKPPMREPFKSIVDHLIALEDKVPIVAVDIPTGWDVDQGPISETFITPKVLVSLTVPKPCSAFINPKLTSHYVGGRFISREFANKFGFEPFDYEGTDQVLKL; translated from the coding sequence ATGTCCAGTATAAAAGTTGTCTCCTCCAAGCTAGCGGCCGAAATCGACCAAGAACTAATGGGCCCTCAAATCGGGTTCACTTTACAACAACTAATGGAATTGGCAGGCTTTAGTGTTGCCCAAACAATAACACATGAGTTCCCCATTAACAAAGCTAACCCTAACATGAAAAAGAACGTATTTATCATTGCAGGTCCCGGTAATAATGGTGGTGATGGATTAGTCTGTGCAAgacatttgaaattatttggataTAACCCAATTGTCTATTATCCAAGAAGAACTGAGAAACAGCCGTTTTATAAACAATTGATTAGTCAATTGGATTTCTTTAAAGTGCCCATTTTATCCCAAGATGATAGTGATAATTGGttagattatttgaaaccaGAAAACACGTTGTGTATCGTTGATGCAATTTTTGGTTTTAGCTTTAAACCACCAATGAGAGAACCATTCAAGAGTATCGTGGATCACCTTATTGCATTGGAAGATAAGGTCCCCATTGTTGCTGTCGATATCCCTACGGGATGGGATGTAGATCAAGGTCCAATTTCTGAAACGTTCATCACTCCAAAGGTACTGGTATCATTGACAGTTCCAAAGCCATGCAGTGCATTTATTAACCCAAAACTCACTTCACATTATGTTGGGGGCAGATTTATTTCACGTGAATTTGCCAATAAGTTTGGATTTGAACCATTTGACTACGAAGGAACTGATCAAGTATTAAAATTATGA
- the PSY2 gene encoding Psy2p (ancestral locus Anc_2.48), with the protein MTEVTTTATATTETEVSTTAEMNATIDSSQLRSTEPKRVKVYVLEDNEWKDTGTGFCIGEINHELSSESKDEKDTAFLIVTDEEFPTNVLLKSKLEGNIEYQRQEETLIVWKDLLGHDIALSFEESIGCDSLCEFIVQVQKKVENNISLVAVKSNDNGVGSVHEIITGPVVLPNCEPEQDFDKLMESLKILNENTAFEFLKNETIEFVLQSHYIDILITHFHKAEKEHLIKDLFLLSNIIKSLILYNQRDILEQMVEDDRIMGIVGILEYDTEFPSSKANHRECLKSGDSNFKEVIPLENEDLKCIIKKCFRLQFLKDVVLVRFLDDHNFNLIIDVILDLETCIIDFLQVDPFLDKILALYRDPPNQLDQSQLELRKNGIKLIHQCIQVSRNLEPLDKSKFFKTLVRKGLFIALDYAFNIEADSNIRILATDMIITIIEHDILLIHNVQIENKIKPDVENEKKLSSPSLSSISPDMPLLLILSTILLTDKNPGLREQVVQALNTLLHPEGCIAGGPDMDLLDEQTSNNLDMLSDDLDDSLNTISTRKNATQENSDIGKNSEFQVLEYFNNFYREIAPILFKPLMSNAETESTHDDILLIHLVKLISFISLEHNRATSRKFILENAILKNIANLITGNHILQLKLTCIRFLKNVLCMDDKYYHRYMISNNLYDPIISLLKDNITEDNLTNSCIQDFFKIISLQCSQSERTESDDYNGLNGLNDPTNDPVLGYKRTNFTMLNKYLLGRYGELIERLQDIPFIKDMIEFNKTQLMLENAEKDDFNEKDDIAMNLTELRSNDTNINELRIGDKRLHSELDSSNSNGNLILSKSIDCNTKENDNV; encoded by the coding sequence ATGACAGAAGTGACAACAACTGCAACTGCAACAACAGAAACAGAAGTGTCTACGACGGCTGAAATGAATGCCACGATAGATTCATCGCAGTTAAGGAGTACCGAGCCCAAGAGAGTGAAAGTTTACGTTTTAGAAGATAATGAATGGAAAGATACTGGGACAGGTTTTTGCATTGGAGAAATCAATCACGaactttcttcagaatcaaaagatgaaaaagaTACTGCCTTTTTAATTGTTACTGACGAGGAATTTCCTACTAATGTATTGTTGAAGTCCAAACTTGAAGGGAATATTGAATATCAACGCCAAGAAGAAACTTTAATTGTTTGGAAAGATCTTTTGGGTCATGATATTGCATTAagttttgaagaaagtattGGATGTGACTCCTTATGTGAATTTATTGTCCAGGTACAAAAGaaagtggaaaataatatctCATTAGTGGCTGTCAAGTCAAATGATAATGGAGTAGGTTCAGTGCACGAGATCATAACTGGTCCTGTAGTATTACCAAATTGTGAACCTGAACAAGATTTTGATAAGCTAATGGAATCcttaaagatattaaatgaaaatactgcatttgaatttttgaaaaatgaaactaTAGAATTTGTCTTACAATCTCATTACATCGACATCCTGATTACCCATTTCCATAAGGCAGAAAAGGAACACTTAATAAaggatttatttttattgaGTAATATCATAAAGAGCTTAATCCTCTATAACCAGAGAGATATTCTGGAACAAATGGTGGAAGATGATAGAATTATGGGAATTGTTGGTATTCTTGAGTATGATACCgaatttccttcttcgAAAGCAAATCATAGAGAGTGCTTGAAATCAGGTGATTCTAATTTTAAAGAAGTTATACCgttggaaaatgaagatttgaaatgtattattaagaaatgTTTTAGACTACAATTCTTAAAGGATGTTGTTTTAGTAAGATTTTTAGATGATCACAACTTTAACCTTATTATTGACGTGATACTGGATTTAGAAACGTGTATCATTGATTTCTTACAAGTTGACCCGTTCCTGGATAAGATACTGGCCCTTTATCGCGACCCCCCTAACCAATTAGATCAATCACAATTAGAACTGCGGAAAAATGGTATAAAATTAATCCACCAATGCATTCAAGTTTCCAGAAATTTAGAACCACTagataaatcaaaattctttaagACTTTGGTTAGGAAGGGTTTATTTATTGCCTTAGATTACGCATTCAATATTGAAGCAGACAGTAATATTCGAATTTTGGCAACAGATATGATAATAACGATAATCGAGCATGATATATTATTGATTCATAACgtccaaattgaaaataaaattaaaccTGATGTGGAGAATGAGAAGAAACTGTCATCCCCTTCATTATCGTCAATATCTCCAGACATGCCTCTGTTGCTGATATTATCAACGATACTTCTTACAGATAAGAATCCGGGTTTGAGGGAACAAGTTGTTCAGGCGTTAAATACATTGTTACATCCTGAAGGATGTATTGCCGGTGGTCCTGACATGGATCTATTGGATGAACaaacttcaaataatttagaCATGCTATCTGATGATTTGGACGATAGCTTGAACACGATAAGTACTAGAAAGAATGCCACACAAGAAAATTCCGATATCGGAAAGAACTCAGAGTTTCAAGTACTGGAatatttcaacaatttttatAGAGAAATTGCTCCAATACTTTTCAAACCATTGATGAGCAATGCTGAGACAGAGAGTACACACGATGATATTCTTTTGATCCATCTTGTGAAGTTGATTTCTTTTATCTCATTAGAACATAATAGAGCCACGTCTAGGAAATTTATCCTTGAGAATGccatattgaaaaatatagCAAATTTGATTACCGGTAACCACATATTACAGTTGAAATTGACATGCATTAGATTTCTTAAGAATGTCTTATGCATGGATGACAAATATTACCATAGATACATGATATCAAACAACCTCTATGATCCGATCATCTCGTTATTGAAGGATAATATCACTGAGGACAATTTAACAAATTCCTGCATTCaagatttcttcaagataaTATCTTTACAATGTTCGCAATCTGAAAGAACTGAATCAGATGACTACAATGGATTAAATGGATTAAACGACCCGACTAATGACCCTGTTCTTGGTTATAAGAGAACCAACTTTACTATGTTGAATAAATATCTTTTAGGACGCTATGGAGAACTAATTGAGCGCTTACAAGatattccatttattaAGGACATGATCGAGTTCAACAAAACTCAACTTATGCTAGAGAATGCAGAAAAGGATGATTTCAACGAAAAAGACGATATAGCAATGAACTTGACAGAACTTCGGAGTAATGATACCAACATCAATGAGTTAAGGATAGGTGATAAACGTTTACATTCAGAATTGGATTCATCTAATTCCAATGGGAATCTTATTTTAAGTAAATCCATTGATTGTAAcacaaaggaaaatgaCAACGTTTGA
- the GCR2 gene encoding Gcr2p (ancestral locus Anc_2.50), which produces MDAIDFNTFNESSLPLDIATTTTENNNNKIESQSPALMHHQTKLDIFIIRGFNLLANGAIINTNTLQSVNNSPQTTTATPSVSSSTTINNNNNNNNNNNAPTPLNESDPSKPQDEKAALATSKENEGSPSAMKTIQSPSQYSQIFITLSKVYTAVLATGSIDDKSTSPKSAIELYQRFQQIMKELELSYEVSPYSKYFIRVNEGMWQIKPDSELSDDNLWQLVSMSIFAVYQPQTGTVMNPNPNLNQNRINKNTVSSNSSPNDPLNTRSTSIEKNGTPPNKPKRAPVARGKRKTTKVTKRLTKKKQQAAAANAAAAAATAGNLTIDNSSLPQQLQKRLENISQDINSRSLNGYYTQPTSPGASAFEFGLMDSDIYPVFNSTTTLPTTTSTSWKRRSLGSLDVNTLDDDAVEELLQLPNSNKRSKTNPTANGSDVVNNQSLNNNNNNNTNNNNNMNNNNNNNSSSNGATNTLGMNTNENLVSNINVNSSMTSSNNDINFLMETMIRQLKGTYGNVINEKDQRITQLERELELQRQETQWLRKMLIEDMGCVRSLLKDIRK; this is translated from the coding sequence ATGGACGCTATAGACTTCAACACTTTTAATGAATCGTCATTACCCCTCGACATAGCCACTACAACGACGgaaaataacaataacaagATTGAATCTCAATCGCCAGCATTAATGCATCATCAAACAAAACTAGatatattcatcattagAGGATTCAACCTATTAGCCAATGGTGCCATCATAAACACAAATACTTTGCAAAGCGTGAATAATTCTCCGCAAACAACAACCGCAACACCGTCTGTATCCAGTAGCACCACcatcaataataacaacaacaacaacaacaataataatgctCCCACACCATTGAATGAATCAGACCCATCAAAGCCACAGGATGAAAAAGCTGCCCTCGCAACATCgaaggaaaatgaaggGAGCCCGTCTGCCATGAAGACAATTCAATCTCCATCTCAATATTCACAAATTTTTATCACTTTATCAAAAGTCTATACTGCAGTATTAGCAACGGGATCCATAGATGATAAATCAACGTCTCCGAAATCCGCCATCGAGTTATATCAAAGGTTTCAACAGATAATGAAGGAATTAGAATTAAGTTACGAGGTGAGCCCCTATagtaaatatttcattcgCGTTAACGAGGGCATGTGGCAAATTAAACCTGACTCTGAATTAAgtgatgataatttatGGCAGTTGGTTTCAATGAGTATATTTGCCGTGTACCAACCACAGACGGGGACGGTAATGAatccaaatccaaatttaaacCAAAATCGTATTAATAAAAACACCGTCTCATCAAACTCATCTCCTAATGATCCCTTGAATACTAGAAGCACATCCATTGAGAAAAATGGAACACCGCCAAATAAACCAAAGAGAGCACCAGTGGCAAGAGGTAAGAGGAAAACTACAAAAGTCACTAAGAGATTAACGAAAAAGAAGCAACAAGCAGCTGCAGCCAATGCCGCCGCCGCTGCAGCAACAGCAGGAAATCTTACCAttgataattcttcattaccacaacaattacaaaaaaGATTAGAGAATATATCACAGGATATAAATTCACGGTCGTTGAATGGTTATTATACACAACCAACAAGTCCCGGGGCCTCAGCATTTGAATTCGGCTTGATGGATAGTGACATATATCCTGTGTTTAACTCTACAACAACGTTACCCACAACAACGTCTACCTCATGGAAGAGACGATCTTTGGGTTCATTGGATGTTAATACcttagatgatgatgctgTAGAGGAATTATTACAACTACCGAATTCTAATAAGAGATCAAAGACAAACCCAACGGCAAATGGTTCCGATGTGGTGAATAATCAGTccttgaataataataataataataatactaataataataacaacatgaacaacaacaacaacaataacagCAGCAGTAATGGTGCCACCAATACTTTAGGAATGAACACTAATGAGAACCTTGTTTCCAATATTAATGTTAACTCTTCTATGACGtcttccaataatgatataaaTTTTCTCATGGAAACAATGATTAGACAGTTGAAGGGTACATATGGGAACgttattaatgaaaaggatCAACGTATTACACAACTGGAGAGAGAACTAGAATTACAAAGACAAGAAACTCAATGGTTAAGAAAGATGTTGATTGAAGATATGGGATGTGTGAGaagtttattgaaagatatacGAAAATAG
- the RIO2 gene encoding protein kinase RIO2 (ancestral locus Anc_2.44): MKLDTSHMRFLTGDDFKVLQAVEQGSRNHEVVPTTLIHQLSGLRGISGTNRAISDLAKLKLISKLRNAKYDGYRLTYNGIDYLALKTMLNRNTIYSIGGSIGVGKESDIYQVSAVDGNPRVMKIHRLGRTSFHTVRNNRDYLRNTKQGVNWMYLSRLAANKEYQFMSMLYTKGFEVPEPFDNSRHIIVMELIKGYPMRRLRKHKNIPKLYSDLMNFIVKLGNSGLIHCDFNEFNIMIKDKPEDENDCGFVVIDFPQCISIQHQDAAYYFQRDVDCIRRFFKKKLKYEPKSDSSMLDTDGFGEGYKYAYPVFERDIKRCDNLDELVQASGFSKKHPGDRSLEEAVESMRNATYDSGDENENENENEEEEDSDEDEYYYSESEEDETSDDDEVDSQDEENERIIEALSTGVGNLKMDNLGNYILEE; encoded by the coding sequence atgaaattagatACTAGTCATATGAGGTTTTTAACCGGTGATGATTTCAAAGTCTTACAAGCCGTTGAACAAGGTTCAAGAAATCATGAAGTGGTTCCAACTACGTTGATTCATCAACTTTCGGGTTTGAGAGGTATATCTGGTACTAATAGAGCCATCAGTGATCTTGCTAAactgaaattgatttcGAAATTGAGAAACGCCAAATACGATGGTTATAGATTAACTTATAATGGGATTGATTATTTAGCCTTGAAGACCATGTTGAATAGAAATACAATTTACTCCATTGGTGGATCCATTGGGGTGGGGAAGGAATCTGATATTTACCAAGTCAGCGCGGTTGATGGGAACCCAAGAGTCATGAAGATTCATAGATTGGGAAGAACGTCATTTCATACCGTTAGAAATAATAGAGATTATCTAAGAAATACCAAGCAAGGTGTGAATTGGATGTACTTATCTCGATTAGCAGCAAATAAGGAATATCAATTTATGTCTATGTTGTATACCAAGGGCTTTGAAGTACCAGAACCATTTGATAACTCACGTCATATTATTGTTATGGAATTAATTAAAGGTTACCCAATGAGAAGATTGAGAAAGCATAAGAATATCCCAAAATTATATAGTGATTTAATGAACTTCATTGTCAAATTAGGTAATAGTGGGTTGATTCATTGtgattttaatgaatttaatattatgaTTAAGGATAAACCtgaggatgaaaatgattgTGGTTTTGTTGTTATCGATTTCCCACAATGTATCTCTATTCAGCATCAAGATGCTGCATATTATTTCCAAAGAGATGTGGATTGTATTCGTCgttttttcaaaaagaagTTAAAATATGAACCAAAATCTGATTCTTCCATGCTAGATACCGATGGGTTCGGAGAAGGTTACAAATATGCATATCCCGTTTTTGAAAGAGATATTAAGAGATGTGATAACCTTGATGAGTTAGTTCAGGCGTCAGGTTTTAGTAAGAAACATCCTGGAGATAGATCATTAGAGGAAGCCGTGGAGAGCATGAGAAACGCAACTTATGATTCTGGAGATGAGAATGAGAATGAGAATGAgaacgaagaagaagaagatagtgatgaagatgagtATTATTATTCGGAAAGtgaggaagatgaaacCTCCGATGATGACGAAGTAGATAGccaagatgaagaaaatgagCGTATCATTGAGGCATTGTCCACAGGTGTAGGTAATTTAAAGATGGATAATCTAGGTAATTATATACTGGAGGAGTAG
- the NCAS0G01570 gene encoding uncharacterized protein (ancestral locus Anc_2.43) — MSANEFYKEGGDQGQYNNGQQYSNGQQYNNNAQVPNQQEQQYDANGQPVGDRGLMSTLVGGSAGAYAGSHISNNHSKLTGILGAIGGAFAANKIEDKYEEHKYGQQNQYGNSNQQYNRPPPNQGGFGQQQHHHHQHNNNNNNNNQGYGRQPQGGPPGGFNNGGGFQGNQGWGPQGGPGGFNGGGQFQQGGPGGFNGGDQFQQGRYGGNNQGGRW; from the coding sequence atgtctGCGAACGAATTTTACAAGGAAGGAGGAGACCAAGGACAGTATAACAATGGCCAACAGTACAGCAATGGTCAACAATACAATAATAACGCACAAGTTCCAAATCAACAGGAACAACAATACGATGCTAATGGACAACCCGTTGGAGATAGAGGTTTGATGAGTACCCTGGTTGGCGGTTCCGCTGGTGCGTATGCGGGTTctcatatttcaaataatcattcCAAATTGACTGGGATCTTGGGTGCCATTGGTGGTGCTTTTGCTGCAaacaaaattgaagataaataTGAAGAGCATAAATACGGACAACAAAATCAGTATGGGAATTCAAACCAACAATACAATAGACCACCTCCTAATCAAGGAGGGTTTGgtcaacaacaacaccaCCATCACCAgcataataataataataataataataaccaAGGATATGGTAGACAACCACAGGGGGGACCACCGGGCGGATTTAATAATGGAGGAGGGTTCCAAGGTAACCAAGGATGGGGACCACAAGGAGGTCCAGGTGGGTTCAATGGTGGAGGTCAGTTCCAACAAGGAGGTCCAGGTGGGTTCAACGGTGGAGACCAATTTCAACAAGGAAGATACGGCGGTAATAATCAAGGTGGTCGCTGGTGA
- the NDJ1 gene encoding Ndj1p (ancestral locus Anc_3.82) → MRRSSTMSKEFEFVKKVMECPYLSYQWNQNHVFSTYKDDVDLFEQCSIEEQFIEVDNDEYMEPTTDHLEECTLVEQETLYGGSSLSMNVFPQFILKMGPDKVFKEYVYYFHLIQDKFLNQSGLRLYINWKKLSESYVWFVFQRLKLIYKDNKSLEYLEKYFWEDQFLFQQSSDSSINMFQKSLASMGKRHLLKVSQNVIEKPQKLVFGIWLDSQNHVLLFANTAVNFSLKESLVKSVHGNTMSSRSDVVKKLLLFLNLAIVESLSRAKNFV, encoded by the coding sequence ATGAGAAGATCAAGTACCATGAGCAAAGAGTTTGAGTTTGTAAAGAAGGTTATGGAATGCCCATACCTGTCGTACCAATGGAATCAGAATCATGTCTTCAGCACTTACAAAGATGATGTGGATCTTTTTGAACAATGTTCAATTGAGGAACAATTTATTGAGGTTGATAACGATGAGTACATGGAACCAACAACAGATCACTTGGAAGAGTGTACATTGGTGGAACAAGAAACTTTGTATGGGGGATCTTCTTTATCTATGAACGTTTTCCCCCAGTTTATATTAAAGATGGGCCCAGATAAGGTATTTAAGGAATACGTTTATTACTTCCATTTAATTCAAGATAAATTCCTAAATCAATCAGGGTTGAGGCTGTATAtcaattggaagaaattgtcAGAATCATATGTTTGGTTTGTTTTTCAACGTTTAAAACTCATCTACAAAGATAATAAGAGTTTGGAGtatcttgaaaaatatttctgggaagatcaatttctttttcagCAGTCCAGCGATAGTTCTATCAATATGTTCCAAAAGTCTTTAGCAAGCATGGGCAAACGtcatttattgaaagtttcACAGAATGTGATAGAAAAACCCCAAAAGTTGGTGTTTGGTATATGGTTAGATTCTCAAAATCATGTATTATTGTTTGCCAATACAGCAGTTAATTTCAGTCTAAAAGAATCACTTGTTAAATCTGTACATGGAAACACAATGTCTTCTAGATCTGATGTAGTTAAGAAATTACTACTTTTCCTTAATCTGGCCATAGTGGAGTCCCTATCCCGGGCCAAAAACTTTGTTTAG
- the SPS19 gene encoding 2,4-dienoyl-CoA reductase (NADPH) (ancestral locus Anc_2.47), translating into MVNTLDKSFVTGSSWKPDLFKGKVVFVTGGAGTICRVQVEAMVLLGCKAAILGREEKKTIDAAKEIESLVRSPTENDDADPIVLPLGNIDVRNFDQLKNAVKKTVDTFGHIDYLIAGAAGNFICDFMNLSPNAFKSVIDIDLLGSFNTVKACASQLIKNKGSVLFVSATFHYYGVPFQLHVGAAKAGIDALSNNLAVELGPLGVRSNCIAPGAIGQTEGFKRLTGTDFEEKSLNKIPLQRLGTTRDIAEATVFLFSPAASYISGSVMVVDGGMWHTGTYFSNNLYPEKLLKSMQSKL; encoded by the coding sequence ATGGTTAATACACTAGATAAAAGTTTTGTAACTGGAAGTTCATGGAAGCCGGACCTTTTCAAAGGGAAAGTGGTCTTCGTGACAGGTGGTGCAGGTACCATATGTCGTGTTCAAGTGGAAGCTATGGTTTTATTAGGTTGCAAAGCTGCTATCTTGGGGAGagaggaaaagaagacaATCGATGCTGccaaagaaattgaatccTTGGTTAGGTCTCCTacagaaaatgatgatgcgGATCCTATTGTTCTTCCTTTGGGGAACATCGACGTTAGGAACtttgatcaattgaagaatgcTGTTAAGAAAACAGTGGATACGTTTGGTCACATTGATTATCTTATTGCAGGGGCAGCTGGTAATTTTATTTGTGATTTCATGAATCTATCGCCTAATGCCTTTAAGTCTGTTATCGACATTGATCTTCTAGGTTCATTTAATACAGTAAAAGCTTGTGCTTCACAGTTGATTAAAAATAAGGGTTCAGTACTCTTTGTTTCCGCAACATTCCATTATTATGGTGTCCCATTCCAATTACATGTTGGAGCAGCTAAAGCCGGTATAGATGCATTATCCAACAATTTGGCGGTGGAACTAGGTCCGTTGGGAGTACGTTCCAATTGTATTGCACCGGGAGCCATTGGACAAACTGAAGGATTCAAAAGGTTAACAGGGACAGATTTTGAGGAAAAGTCTTTGAACAAGATTCCATTGCAAAGATTGGGTACAACAAGAGATATCGCAGAAGCCACCgtatttttattttcccCAGCGGCATCCTATATTAGTGGTTCGGTAATGGTGGTTGATGGAGGTATGTGGCATACAGGAActtatttttcaaataatctatACCCAGAAAAATTACTAAAGAGCATGCAATCCAAACTATGA